A genomic window from Bacillota bacterium includes:
- the dapA gene encoding 4-hydroxy-tetrahydrodipicolinate synthase: MARLKGVYVVMVTPFKQNGEVDYAGLKSNVEWYINEGIHGVLPLGSTGEFAALEDDEKKKIAEAVMAQVNGRVPVVLGATAETTEKAIEYTRFAREIGAAGVMTLPSYYCKPNQEEMFVHFKRIAEAVDIPIIIYNNPWSSGVDMQAETVARLAKYPNLGYIKECTADIKRLREIRILTEDRMTIFCGWEDLAYESFFMGAEGWISVIANITPKLAVELFDLVAVKKDYDKGWALYKKMLPMLKQLEYSGKLQQTLKYSLDKLGHCGGAVRSPKLPLTTEDKTRIDGMLNLMGLI; encoded by the coding sequence ATGGCGCGGCTCAAGGGTGTGTACGTGGTCATGGTCACCCCCTTCAAACAGAACGGGGAGGTTGACTACGCAGGGCTCAAATCGAACGTCGAGTGGTACATCAATGAAGGTATCCACGGCGTGCTTCCGCTGGGGAGTACGGGCGAGTTCGCGGCGCTGGAGGATGATGAGAAGAAGAAGATCGCCGAGGCCGTAATGGCCCAGGTCAACGGCAGGGTGCCCGTTGTGCTCGGCGCCACCGCCGAAACCACCGAGAAGGCGATCGAGTACACCAGGTTCGCCAGGGAGATCGGCGCGGCCGGCGTCATGACCCTGCCGTCGTACTACTGCAAGCCGAACCAGGAAGAGATGTTTGTCCACTTCAAGCGGATAGCCGAGGCCGTGGACATCCCCATCATCATATACAACAACCCCTGGAGCTCCGGGGTCGACATGCAGGCGGAGACCGTCGCCAGGCTGGCCAAGTACCCGAACCTGGGATACATCAAGGAGTGTACGGCGGATATCAAGAGGCTTCGCGAGATCCGGATACTCACCGAGGACAGGATGACCATCTTCTGCGGATGGGAGGACCTCGCGTACGAGTCGTTCTTCATGGGTGCCGAAGGCTGGATTTCGGTGATCGCGAACATAACGCCGAAGCTCGCGGTGGAGCTGTTCGACCTTGTCGCCGTGAAGAAGGATTACGACAAGGGCTGGGCGCTGTACAAGAAGATGCTCCCGATGCTCAAGCAGCTCGAGTACTCCGGCAAGCTCCAGCAGACATTGAAGTACTCCCTCGACAAGCTGGGCCACTGCGGTGGAGCGGTGCGAAGCCCGAAGCTTCCGCTGACCACCGAGGACAAGACCAGGATCGACGGCATGCTCAATCTCATGGGCCTGATCTGA
- a CDS encoding FAD-binding oxidoreductase, translated as MSKAFDVIVVGGGVIGSSVTYYLSKEGFQVALFDRGDLASGTSSACDGNVLATDKMPGFDSQMTYKSQQLLAGLQDELAYDFEYRQPGSTLAVEDEGQAIVARDWTRRQREAGLPMRYIEGGEVHEDEPMIAPDIIGLVECKSDSSLYPMGLVYGFTLAAQRLGAEVHQFSEVRSILKDSTGAVKGVEASDGTYHAPRVVISAGVWTPAVAATAGVNVPIKPRKGHILVTESTFRIGRRKVMEFGYLMAKFGGKEKRRVEPDMEKYGVALVFEPTMQGNYLIGSSREFVGFDTTCNESVLALLARRAVRFYPAMEDLHIVRSYAGLRPYTPDHLPIISPANGVSGLYVAAGHEGDGIGLAPITGKIVAEMLADRDTSMDLNPLRLDRFDQVDRGPHQGL; from the coding sequence ATGAGTAAGGCTTTCGACGTCATAGTCGTCGGCGGCGGAGTCATCGGTTCGTCGGTGACCTATTACCTCTCGAAGGAAGGGTTTCAGGTCGCGCTGTTCGACCGCGGGGACCTGGCGTCGGGCACGTCGTCCGCCTGTGACGGCAACGTCCTCGCGACAGACAAGATGCCCGGGTTCGACAGCCAGATGACGTACAAGAGCCAGCAGCTACTGGCGGGACTCCAGGACGAACTCGCGTACGACTTCGAGTACAGGCAGCCGGGCAGCACGCTGGCCGTGGAGGACGAGGGCCAGGCTATCGTGGCCAGGGATTGGACCCGGCGCCAGCGAGAGGCCGGCCTCCCCATGAGGTACATCGAAGGTGGCGAGGTCCACGAGGACGAGCCGATGATCGCGCCCGACATCATCGGGCTGGTCGAGTGCAAGTCGGACTCCTCCCTGTACCCGATGGGCCTGGTATACGGCTTCACACTGGCCGCTCAGAGACTCGGCGCAGAGGTACACCAGTTCAGCGAGGTGCGGTCGATATTGAAGGACTCGACCGGCGCCGTAAAAGGCGTCGAGGCGTCGGACGGGACTTATCATGCGCCGCGGGTGGTTATTTCCGCCGGCGTGTGGACGCCGGCCGTGGCCGCTACCGCGGGGGTGAATGTCCCCATCAAGCCGAGGAAGGGCCACATCCTGGTCACGGAGTCGACGTTCCGGATCGGCCGCCGCAAGGTTATGGAGTTCGGCTACCTCATGGCCAAGTTTGGCGGCAAGGAGAAGCGCCGCGTCGAGCCGGACATGGAGAAATACGGGGTGGCGCTGGTATTCGAGCCTACGATGCAGGGCAATTACCTCATCGGCTCCAGCCGGGAGTTCGTGGGATTCGACACGACCTGCAATGAGAGCGTTCTCGCGCTCCTCGCGAGACGGGCGGTAAGGTTCTACCCCGCGATGGAGGATCTTCACATTGTGAGGTCATACGCGGGTCTCAGGCCGTACACCCCCGATCACCTGCCGATAATATCGCCGGCAAATGGCGTAAGCGGGCTGTACGTGGCCGCGGGTCACGAGGGCGACGGCATCGGCCTCGCCCCGATAACAGGCAAGATAGTGGCGGAGATGCTCGCGGACAGGGACACGTCGATGGACCTGAATCCGCTCAGGTTGGACAGGTTCGATCAGGTCGATCGCGGCCCTCACCAGGGTCTTTAG
- a CDS encoding (2Fe-2S)-binding protein has translation MIVCRCEEITVGEIRQAIREGARDLTGIKRRTRAGMGLCQGRTCESLVVRILCQELGKKPGEVEPGSVRPPVTPVPFGVLAFGGEGNE, from the coding sequence ATGATCGTTTGCAGGTGCGAGGAGATAACCGTGGGGGAGATCCGGCAGGCCATCCGCGAGGGGGCCAGGGACCTCACTGGAATAAAGCGCAGGACCAGGGCAGGCATGGGGCTCTGCCAGGGCAGGACCTGCGAGAGTCTCGTCGTCAGGATCCTCTGCCAGGAACTCGGCAAGAAACCTGGCGAGGTGGAGCCGGGGTCGGTAAGACCCCCGGTGACGCCCGTACCGTTTGGCGTCCTGGCGTTCGGCGGTGAAGGCAATGAGTAA
- a CDS encoding 4Fe-4S binding protein, which translates to MPAGAGVATSGYPSLDEVRGSPGYPSRERMAKGAVAVIECVQEIPCNPCEAACPRGAVKVGQPITNLPALDGEKCIGCGLCLARCPGLAIFLLDMTYSDTEAALSFPHEYLPLPEPGATVTAVDRAGQPVCRAKVLKVANPARNDRTPVITIAIPKEFAESVRGIARKSGGGDVGR; encoded by the coding sequence GTGCCCGCCGGAGCGGGGGTCGCGACCAGCGGCTACCCGTCACTCGACGAGGTCAGGGGTTCGCCCGGCTATCCTTCCAGGGAGCGCATGGCGAAGGGCGCGGTCGCGGTAATCGAATGCGTCCAGGAGATCCCGTGCAACCCGTGCGAGGCCGCGTGCCCCAGGGGCGCGGTGAAGGTCGGGCAGCCAATCACCAACTTGCCGGCGCTGGACGGGGAGAAATGCATCGGGTGCGGGCTGTGCCTCGCGCGGTGCCCGGGGCTTGCCATATTCCTTCTCGACATGACGTATTCGGATACCGAAGCGGCACTGTCGTTCCCGCACGAGTACCTGCCATTGCCCGAACCCGGGGCGACTGTTACGGCGGTCGACCGCGCGGGACAACCGGTGTGCCGGGCGAAGGTGCTCAAGGTTGCGAATCCGGCGAGGAACGACCGTACGCCGGTGATCACGATCGCCATTCCAAAGGAGTTCGCGGAGTCGGTCCGGGGAATCGCGAGGAAGAGCGGGGGTGGCGACGTTGGACGATGA
- a CDS encoding FAD-dependent oxidoreductase: MKTYDVVVIGAGPAGLAASIEAARRGCGVLLVDSNLKPGGQLIKQIHKFFGSREHRAGTRGIDIARDLYREALDAGVTVWLDTSVYGIFAGNVLAYARGLLEMKPSGGAVKADRVVLATGASENAVNFPGWTLPGVMGAGAAQTMINVERVLPGKRVLMIGSGNVGLIVSYQLMQAGADVVALVEGLPRVGGYGVHSAKISRAGVPILTAHTVSRAFGDTAVEGAEIVRVDPSWKPVAGTEQRLDIDTICIATGLRPYAKLAMLAGCRMVHSPILGGWVPFHDRSLQTSVPGIFVAGDAGGVEEASTAMEEGRLAGVSAAASLGKVSAAEARAQREEVEARLASLRMGPFGKPRHDAKEALHKAGECA; encoded by the coding sequence ATGAAGACATACGACGTGGTTGTGATTGGAGCGGGGCCGGCCGGCCTGGCGGCGTCGATAGAGGCGGCCAGGCGCGGCTGCGGTGTCCTGCTCGTGGACTCGAACTTGAAGCCCGGCGGCCAGCTGATCAAGCAGATCCACAAGTTCTTCGGCTCTAGGGAACACCGTGCGGGCACTCGCGGGATAGACATCGCCAGGGACCTCTACAGGGAGGCGCTGGACGCGGGAGTCACCGTGTGGCTCGACACCAGCGTGTACGGGATTTTCGCCGGCAACGTGTTGGCCTACGCCCGTGGCCTGCTTGAAATGAAGCCGTCCGGCGGCGCCGTGAAGGCGGATCGCGTGGTCCTGGCCACCGGCGCCTCGGAGAACGCCGTGAACTTCCCCGGCTGGACCCTGCCCGGCGTGATGGGGGCCGGAGCGGCCCAGACGATGATCAACGTCGAGCGCGTCCTCCCCGGGAAGCGGGTGCTCATGATCGGGTCGGGGAACGTCGGGCTCATAGTCAGTTACCAGCTCATGCAGGCGGGGGCGGACGTCGTGGCCCTGGTTGAGGGCCTGCCGAGGGTCGGCGGGTACGGCGTGCACTCCGCGAAAATCAGCAGGGCGGGCGTGCCCATACTCACCGCGCACACGGTCTCGAGGGCGTTCGGTGACACCGCGGTGGAGGGGGCGGAGATCGTCAGGGTCGACCCGTCGTGGAAGCCCGTGGCCGGGACGGAGCAGCGGCTCGACATCGACACGATATGCATCGCAACAGGCCTCCGGCCGTACGCGAAACTGGCCATGCTCGCGGGCTGCAGGATGGTGCATTCGCCCATCCTCGGCGGATGGGTGCCGTTCCACGACAGGTCGTTGCAGACGAGCGTGCCCGGCATATTCGTCGCCGGCGACGCCGGTGGGGTCGAGGAGGCGAGCACCGCCATGGAGGAAGGCAGGCTCGCCGGGGTTTCGGCGGCGGCGTCGCTCGGTAAGGTGAGCGCCGCGGAGGCGCGGGCGCAGAGGGAAGAGGTCGAGGCGAGGCTCGCGTCGCTCAGGATGGGGCCGTTCGGGAAACCCAGGCACGACGCCAAGGAGGCCCTTCACAAGGCAGGTGAGTGCGCATGA
- a CDS encoding (2Fe-2S)-binding protein gives MRVTHHPILGEQSPARTVEITVDGRKVTAREGETIAAALLAAGIRVNRITRKQGTPRGLFCAIGQCTDCVMVVNGVPNVRTCVTPVADGMTVETQKGGGPAPLKSGGSR, from the coding sequence GTGAGGGTGACGCACCACCCGATTCTCGGCGAGCAGTCCCCTGCGCGTACGGTTGAGATCACGGTCGACGGCAGGAAAGTGACGGCGCGCGAAGGGGAGACCATCGCAGCGGCCCTTCTCGCGGCGGGGATCAGGGTGAATCGTATCACGCGGAAGCAAGGCACGCCCAGGGGCTTGTTTTGCGCTATTGGGCAGTGCACCGACTGCGTGATGGTCGTTAACGGCGTCCCGAACGTGAGGACGTGCGTGACTCCGGTGGCGGACGGCATGACCGTGGAAACGCAGAAAGGCGGCGGACCGGCGCCGCTGAAGTCCGGGGGATCCAGATGA
- a CDS encoding proline racemase — protein MRFARMVTSIDTHTVGEPTRTIIGGIPHIPGKTMSEKMLYLRDNCDSFRTMLMYEPRGHSVMSGAIITQPCDPAADVGVLYIEVGGYLPMCGHDTIGCCTAMVEAGIVPITEPETVIKLDTPAGLVVARVAVENNVARSVTFKNVPSFVMVPGAKVRVPGIGELTLDISWGGNPYAIIEAKKVGLAIDPRNAGEIVRVGNTIKDAVNAQVGISHPEKPYVDEVTHVEFYGPAKHPGADAQNAVVFPPGEIDRSPCGTGTSAKVALMYSKGELEMGEEFVHESIIGTCFRARVVGETTVGPYKAVIPEVTGSAYVTGIHQFVVDPDDPLKDGFLLGV, from the coding sequence ATGAGATTCGCCCGCATGGTCACGAGCATAGACACCCACACGGTCGGTGAACCGACGAGGACTATCATCGGCGGGATTCCGCACATCCCCGGGAAGACCATGAGCGAGAAGATGCTCTACCTGAGGGACAACTGCGACTCATTCCGCACGATGCTGATGTATGAGCCGCGGGGCCACAGCGTGATGTCGGGCGCGATAATCACCCAGCCGTGCGACCCTGCCGCCGACGTGGGGGTGCTCTACATCGAGGTGGGCGGGTACCTGCCGATGTGCGGCCACGATACGATCGGCTGCTGTACGGCGATGGTCGAGGCGGGGATCGTCCCCATTACTGAGCCTGAGACCGTCATAAAGCTCGACACGCCCGCCGGGCTCGTCGTGGCGCGTGTGGCCGTCGAGAACAACGTGGCCAGGAGCGTGACATTCAAGAACGTACCGTCTTTCGTCATGGTCCCGGGGGCGAAAGTCAGAGTCCCGGGCATCGGCGAACTGACGCTGGACATATCGTGGGGAGGCAACCCATACGCCATCATCGAGGCGAAGAAGGTGGGCCTGGCGATAGACCCGCGAAACGCGGGCGAAATCGTCCGCGTCGGCAACACGATCAAGGACGCGGTGAACGCGCAGGTCGGGATATCCCACCCCGAAAAGCCTTACGTCGACGAGGTGACGCATGTCGAGTTCTACGGTCCTGCGAAGCACCCCGGGGCGGACGCGCAGAACGCCGTCGTGTTCCCGCCCGGGGAGATCGACAGGTCGCCGTGCGGCACGGGCACCTCGGCCAAGGTCGCCCTGATGTATTCGAAGGGCGAGCTCGAGATGGGCGAGGAGTTCGTACACGAGAGCATCATCGGCACCTGTTTCAGGGCTAGAGTCGTAGGGGAAACCACTGTCGGCCCATATAAGGCCGTCATCCCCGAGGTCACTGGGAGCGCGTACGTGACCGGCATACACCAGTTCGTCGTGGACCCCGACGACCCGCTTAAGGACGGGTTCCTGCTCGGGGTGTAG
- a CDS encoding FadR family transcriptional regulator: MLETIDRIPKPSKLAETIAGKIRSLIQAGRLEPGERLPSEKELCEAFGVGRSSVREALQALEHLGLIESRQGVGRFLSKESQALASSLNWNAALDNAPVFELMEAREFLEGLVASLAAQRASDDDIGGLESTLATMKASLGVDTDKFFRAELDFHSGISRACNNAVISELVNVVMLRVHGDAEKFMRTVPETSVVTVNLFSDLLNAIRDGDPVKAGDLMREHLQSVRLILARQNQAYGNGATDRTDRGGPDEIRPHGHEHRHPHGR, from the coding sequence ATGCTCGAAACGATTGACAGGATCCCGAAGCCGAGCAAGCTTGCGGAAACGATCGCGGGGAAGATCCGGTCGTTGATCCAGGCGGGGAGGCTTGAACCCGGCGAGCGGTTGCCGAGTGAGAAGGAACTGTGCGAGGCGTTCGGGGTGGGCCGGTCGTCCGTACGGGAAGCATTGCAGGCGCTGGAACACCTCGGCTTGATCGAGTCGAGGCAGGGAGTGGGGCGGTTTTTGAGCAAGGAGTCTCAGGCGCTTGCGAGTTCGCTTAACTGGAACGCCGCCCTGGACAATGCCCCCGTGTTCGAGCTGATGGAGGCGAGGGAGTTCCTGGAGGGGCTCGTGGCAAGCCTCGCCGCGCAACGGGCGTCTGACGATGACATCGGCGGGCTCGAGTCCACCCTGGCCACCATGAAGGCTTCCCTGGGCGTGGACACGGACAAGTTCTTCCGTGCGGAACTCGATTTCCACTCGGGGATCTCCAGGGCGTGCAACAACGCCGTGATATCCGAGCTCGTCAACGTGGTGATGCTCCGCGTCCACGGCGACGCGGAGAAGTTCATGAGGACCGTCCCCGAGACGTCAGTGGTCACTGTCAACCTGTTCAGCGACCTTCTCAACGCGATCAGGGACGGCGACCCGGTCAAGGCCGGCGACCTGATGAGAGAGCACCTGCAGTCGGTGAGGCTCATACTGGCGCGGCAGAACCAGGCGTACGGGAACGGCGCAACGGACAGGACGGACAGGGGGGGCCCAGATGAGATTCGCCCGCATGGTCACGAGCATAGACACCCACACGGTCGGTGA
- a CDS encoding DUF126 domain-containing protein produces MSRRNGPSAEATRTTRIQVESVIPGHASGEALVAATPLSFWGGLDAKTGKVIDVRHDLYGRCVTGRVLFLPGGRGSSSSSGIILEAIRRGTAPAAIVSLKAEAILAIGSIIGKELYGRWVPVFVIGEEGYRRVRTGDHVEAGDGYIELRGVDGGDPGEGC; encoded by the coding sequence GTGAGTAGGCGCAACGGTCCGAGCGCGGAGGCCACAAGGACCACGAGGATACAGGTGGAATCCGTAATCCCGGGCCACGCGTCGGGCGAGGCGCTCGTGGCGGCGACCCCCCTGAGCTTCTGGGGCGGCCTGGACGCCAAGACGGGGAAAGTCATCGACGTCAGGCACGACCTCTACGGCCGGTGCGTAACCGGCAGGGTGCTGTTCCTCCCCGGCGGCAGGGGATCCAGCAGTAGCTCGGGCATAATCCTCGAGGCCATAAGGCGCGGGACTGCGCCGGCGGCCATCGTCAGTCTCAAGGCGGAGGCCATTCTTGCGATAGGCTCTATCATCGGAAAGGAACTGTACGGCCGGTGGGTGCCCGTGTTCGTGATCGGCGAGGAAGGGTATCGCCGCGTACGCACGGGCGACCACGTCGAGGCCGGAGACGGGTACATAGAATTGCGCGGGGTTGATGGCGGCGATCCCGGGGAGGGCTGTTGA
- a CDS encoding DUF521 domain-containing protein, giving the protein MQFWIQTNRTVDMLLRRAGLKHRLDESGVRLLHDGCILNFPLTGWGFKTIVTNSGKMAHYAPGHAQASVYFEDLDGCVEAAVTGEVRCGE; this is encoded by the coding sequence GTGCAATTCTGGATTCAAACAAACAGGACTGTCGATATGCTCCTGAGGCGGGCAGGGCTGAAGCACCGGCTCGACGAATCGGGAGTGCGGCTCCTGCACGACGGCTGCATACTGAACTTCCCGCTGACAGGGTGGGGGTTCAAGACGATAGTCACCAATTCGGGCAAGATGGCGCACTATGCGCCCGGGCACGCGCAGGCGTCGGTGTATTTCGAGGACCTCGACGGCTGCGTGGAGGCGGCAGTGACGGGGGAGGTGCGTTGCGGTGAGTAG
- a CDS encoding DUF521 domain-containing protein: MNLNRLEQDMLEGKRGEAVRLAMSIITTMGELYGATRMIPVTQAHIDGCSYAAVWDAGLEFAEKLAALGARVAVPTTLNITARDIEDWRQFRIPEDHALACERMEAAYHAMGCIPTWTCAPYQYALAPGFGQQIAWAESNAINFANSVLGARTHRYGDLVDICCAIAGRVPEFGLHLKENRAGQVLIRFEGIEASVWNDNSIYAAAGYLAGEIAGERVPVLDGLPASTTHENLKALSAASASSGAVGLFHVVGVTPEAPSLDEAFQGRRPAETVVVDGASLRSATRSLTSIREGGSRTAGEAVDLVIVGCPHSSYMEVESVL, from the coding sequence GTGAACCTGAACCGGCTCGAGCAAGACATGCTCGAGGGCAAGCGCGGCGAGGCGGTGCGCCTTGCGATGTCCATCATTACCACGATGGGCGAGCTGTACGGCGCAACAAGGATGATACCCGTGACGCAGGCGCACATCGACGGTTGCTCGTACGCGGCCGTGTGGGATGCGGGCCTGGAGTTCGCCGAGAAGCTCGCCGCGCTTGGCGCCAGGGTGGCCGTGCCCACGACGCTGAACATAACCGCCAGGGACATCGAGGACTGGAGGCAGTTCAGGATCCCCGAGGACCATGCGCTGGCGTGCGAGCGTATGGAGGCGGCGTATCACGCCATGGGCTGCATACCGACGTGGACGTGCGCGCCGTACCAGTACGCGCTGGCGCCGGGCTTCGGGCAGCAGATCGCCTGGGCGGAGTCGAACGCGATAAACTTCGCCAACTCGGTGCTGGGGGCGCGTACCCACCGCTACGGGGACCTCGTCGACATATGCTGCGCCATAGCCGGGAGGGTCCCCGAATTTGGGCTTCATCTCAAAGAGAACCGCGCCGGGCAGGTTCTGATCAGGTTCGAGGGTATCGAGGCTTCAGTGTGGAACGACAATTCCATTTACGCGGCGGCCGGCTACCTCGCAGGCGAGATCGCGGGCGAAAGGGTCCCCGTACTCGACGGGCTGCCGGCTTCCACCACGCATGAAAACCTCAAGGCGCTCAGCGCGGCCTCGGCGTCGTCCGGCGCCGTCGGGCTGTTCCACGTGGTTGGCGTCACGCCGGAAGCGCCGTCGCTGGATGAAGCATTCCAGGGCCGGCGCCCCGCGGAGACGGTCGTCGTCGACGGCGCCAGCCTCCGCTCGGCGACGAGGTCGCTGACCAGCATCAGGGAGGGCGGCTCTCGAACCGCCGGTGAGGCCGTCGACCTCGTGATCGTCGGTTGCCCGCACTCATCTTACATGGAAGTCGAAAGCGTGCTGTAG
- a CDS encoding dihydroxy-acid dehydratase codes for MTNPRFEGRGAAHRRAIYRGCGYGPADVASRPHIGVANAWSECSPGHYNLRTLADAVKAGIWQAGGVPFEFGVPSTCGNVAIGDTALQYELVLRDIVAACVEAVARVQLFDGLVLLSSCDNIVPGQILGALRLDVPSLVVTGGPMLEGYIPGAGGAAGARRVLMPDVNEAVFGRAKRGSMDDADLAAIEEAACPTAGACPVMGTANTMQILSEALGLCLPGTATIPAPYAGKTIAARQAGARIVEMVKEGLKSSSTVTLESLLNAATVDVAIGGSTNAVLHLLAFARELGIDMDLDVFDSLSRKVPLVTRVLPNGPYTVVDLHHAGGAPAVMKVLEPLLHGDAVMADGRKLRDVVRGAAAFSGEDGPLATLNEPVSTEGGLAVLKGSLAPDGAIVRQTAMKPEMLVFSGPARVFDSDAGALEGIAGGRVKRGDVIVIRYEGPKGGPGMTETMLATDALVDLGLDESCALVTDGRFSGFNRGPIIGHVSPEAMSGGPIAVVRDGDPVKIDIPSRRIDLLIPEDEIRRRLASWIAPAPKVSSGILGLYSRLSLPSHDGGAMQPWTGKPQARGKGGGKA; via the coding sequence GTGACCAATCCGAGGTTTGAAGGCAGGGGGGCCGCCCACCGCAGGGCGATATACAGGGGCTGCGGCTATGGCCCGGCGGACGTGGCGTCAAGGCCCCACATTGGGGTGGCCAACGCCTGGAGCGAGTGCTCGCCCGGGCACTACAACCTCAGGACTCTGGCCGACGCCGTCAAGGCGGGAATATGGCAGGCCGGCGGGGTCCCATTCGAGTTCGGGGTGCCTTCAACCTGCGGCAACGTGGCCATAGGTGATACTGCCCTCCAGTACGAGCTCGTGCTCCGCGACATAGTCGCCGCCTGCGTCGAGGCGGTGGCTCGGGTGCAGCTGTTCGACGGTCTGGTGCTCCTGTCATCGTGCGATAACATAGTGCCCGGCCAGATACTGGGCGCCCTCAGACTGGACGTGCCGTCGCTCGTCGTCACGGGCGGCCCGATGCTCGAGGGATATATCCCCGGTGCGGGCGGCGCGGCGGGCGCCCGGCGGGTGCTGATGCCCGATGTCAACGAAGCGGTGTTCGGCAGGGCGAAGAGGGGCTCCATGGATGACGCGGATCTCGCGGCAATCGAGGAAGCCGCCTGCCCGACCGCCGGAGCGTGCCCCGTGATGGGCACCGCCAATACCATGCAGATCCTGTCAGAGGCCCTGGGTCTGTGTCTCCCGGGTACGGCGACCATTCCCGCGCCTTATGCGGGGAAGACGATCGCAGCCAGGCAGGCCGGCGCCCGAATCGTGGAGATGGTGAAGGAAGGGCTCAAGTCCTCCTCGACGGTGACTCTTGAATCCCTGCTCAACGCGGCGACGGTCGACGTGGCCATCGGCGGGTCGACCAACGCCGTGCTCCACTTGCTGGCGTTCGCGAGGGAACTCGGAATCGACATGGACCTCGACGTTTTCGATTCGCTAAGCCGCAAGGTCCCGCTCGTGACACGGGTGCTCCCGAATGGCCCGTACACCGTCGTCGACCTGCATCATGCCGGCGGGGCGCCGGCGGTGATGAAGGTCCTCGAGCCGCTGCTCCACGGGGATGCGGTCATGGCCGACGGGCGGAAGCTCCGGGACGTGGTCCGCGGCGCCGCGGCATTCTCGGGAGAGGATGGCCCGCTCGCCACGCTCAACGAACCCGTAAGCACGGAAGGCGGCCTCGCGGTGTTGAAGGGCAGCCTCGCTCCGGACGGGGCGATCGTCAGGCAGACAGCCATGAAACCCGAGATGCTCGTGTTCTCCGGCCCCGCTCGGGTGTTCGACAGCGATGCCGGTGCCCTCGAAGGGATCGCCGGCGGCCGCGTGAAGCGCGGGGACGTCATCGTAATAAGGTACGAGGGTCCGAAGGGCGGCCCGGGTATGACCGAGACCATGCTGGCCACGGACGCCCTGGTCGACCTCGGCCTCGACGAATCGTGCGCGCTGGTCACCGACGGCAGGTTCTCGGGATTCAACCGCGGGCCTATCATCGGGCACGTATCGCCCGAGGCGATGTCGGGAGGCCCGATCGCGGTGGTCCGCGACGGCGATCCCGTAAAGATAGACATACCCTCGCGGAGGATTGACCTGCTAATCCCCGAGGATGAAATACGGCGGAGGCTGGCGTCGTGGATCGCGCCCGCGCCGAAGGTCTCCAGCGGGATCCTGGGCCTCTACTCCAGGCTGTCACTGCCGTCCCATGATGGCGGGGCGATGCAGCCGTGGACTGGCAAGCCACAGGCGCGGGGGAAGGGAGGCGGCAAGGCGTGA
- a CDS encoding ABC transporter ATP-binding protein — translation MLEIRDLNVFYGGIHAIRGVSLSVPEGKIVTLVGANGAGKTSILRTVVGVVRPRSGHIAFRGKDIAGWPTHRIVGSGAVLVPEGRRVFSNLTVIENLRLGAYARADQAGIQRDLDWVFTLFPRLKERVGQKAGLLSGGEQQMLAVGRGLMSSPKLLMMDEPSLGLAPQLAEEIFRIIQKINSEGKTVLLIEQNAKRALELSDFAYVLETGTIVLEGPGREVLQNDRVRKAYLGE, via the coding sequence GTGCTTGAGATCCGTGACCTGAACGTGTTCTACGGTGGCATTCACGCCATCCGCGGCGTCTCACTGAGCGTCCCCGAGGGGAAGATCGTGACCCTGGTCGGCGCAAACGGGGCAGGCAAGACGTCTATCCTGCGTACAGTTGTCGGTGTCGTCAGGCCGCGCTCAGGGCACATCGCCTTTCGGGGTAAGGACATCGCCGGTTGGCCCACCCACAGGATCGTCGGGTCCGGCGCAGTGCTGGTCCCGGAGGGGAGGCGGGTGTTCTCGAATCTCACCGTCATCGAGAACCTCCGGCTGGGGGCTTATGCTCGCGCGGATCAGGCGGGGATCCAGCGCGACCTCGATTGGGTGTTCACCCTGTTCCCGCGCCTCAAGGAGCGCGTCGGCCAGAAGGCGGGGCTCCTCTCCGGCGGCGAGCAACAGATGCTCGCGGTGGGCAGGGGGCTGATGTCGAGCCCGAAGCTCCTTATGATGGATGAGCCGTCCCTCGGCCTCGCCCCGCAGCTCGCCGAGGAGATATTCAGGATCATCCAAAAGATCAATTCGGAAGGTAAGACCGTCCTTCTTATAGAGCAGAACGCGAAGCGGGCGCTCGAACTCAGCGACTTCGCGTACGTTCTGGAGACTGGGACGATAGTGCTCGAAGGCCCCGGACGCGAGGTGCTGCAGAACGACCGCGTTCGCAAGGCGTACCTGGGGGAGTGA